Part of the Diprion similis isolate iyDipSimi1 chromosome 10, iyDipSimi1.1, whole genome shotgun sequence genome, gaaaataatatcgaaacTCCGACAAACCTGTTTTCTGAAAGGTCTCTGAACGCTGTTCGCGGCTTCGGAAGATATCTCTTCTCTTTATCTCTGCGTTGGCTCATTTGTGATGACCTTGTACAGTGCCGAGAGTTAATTCTGTGCAGTTCTCGTTCTGCTAAATTATGATTACCTTGCGTCAAGCTCGTACACAATGTGCACAGTGTCCACTGACAAGATCTACGACATTACTTAATgtctctctagagtaattacCTCGAGTGTTATCCACTGTGCACCGTTCGCAATTCGACTCCTAAATCTAGCATGCCTTCATACCCTCAGAGATCCTAGAATGCGATACCGCCGGAACTAGACCTCGGGGTCAGACACGTTCTAGGCTCAACATCATCACCTACTTTCAGCCGGCTTGAACTATAAACGGTGCATGATAAATAATACTCGGCTAATTTTGGCTATGATCGGCAcataaaatccaaaatttatGCATCGATacattaattacaaaattcgGTTTCTTCACACTGGGAAACTGAAAAATATGGTTCGAATTTTagcgaaatatatttttcgaataatttcgcAAAGAGAAATTTGTTCGCACGtttgtgttaaaaaatgtatttggcaAGTATAGTTATAGATTATAGGAAATAATTCCGTTTAGTTAGAAGGTATATCGCTGTTACggtttataaaacaaaaacgtaCGCTAAATAAGTACGTAGGACACACGTGGTATCGTTTAATCacttaaattaattaatagtaTTGAAATGGACTcgcgtttcaaataaatgtGGGTTCGTGAGCTTGATTAACGGAATCAATAAAAGGCGCTAGATAAAATGTTTGGAGAAAAATGCTTTTAATGGCAATTCTAGtttaaagtctgaaacaggactgtttttacaataatagtggTTGATACAGCAACCCTATTAATTTTATGACATAAGAACGCTTATACTTCTTGCGTCACAAGCCGACTAATAGATCATTTGaaaggggggtaaaacgggtgattttatcctttgtaaCAGTATATTGTACACCAAGGGAGCGAAACGGTCGCTCCTGTGGTGcacacgatatttttttccagtatGCACGGATGCGGATTTTGCTTCCTATAGTGAGGTTAGGACTCATACCGTCCGAGCGTTGTTTTGTAGGCGATCTCTTGCGCAGCCCGTCTCTAAAAACCAATCGTGTCGCGCGTCGAATGAAAGCCATCTTGGATTTTCAACCAATCGCATTCGAGGTCATTTAGCGATTTTCAAAATGGCTTCCATTCGGCTAGAGGTCAACCACTGAAATATGGTCTGCGCAGATTGGAACAAAAACACGTCCACCGGAGGAACACACTTTGTTTTCTTTGACATGCCATGCTCCCTCGTTACGGGGAGCAAAACCGGTGTTTTCGTGCAtgtatggtaaaaaaatataagtatatggATTTCTTATTGCTTTTTTCGTaacctgtcttttttttttgtacaaaaatattttacatcatTTTCGCACGAAACATAGTCTGCTTAAAATTATTGCTAGCACGCAAGTTTGAGGAAGAAATTTAAGAATAGAAAACTCTCTTCGTTATACAGTAATATTAACTTACAGTCGGTACGAAGTAGTGAATTGTTATGGAATACAGTTTCGAATGATATAAAGGAATAATTGGAAATTGATTCAATGTCCCAATAattggacgaaaaaaattacaatgaaTATTATCCGTGCACAAGAACCTTTCTATTCAGacgtaaattaaaaatataataagatCTAGAAACGTTTGGAGAAATATTGCAGATCCAATGTATTGACAGCCTTAAGGATCCATCAAATATACGCCAGGTTAAGTACTCAGTCGATCCTCTATTATTTAAACTGCTTAATTGCTCCAAAAATATGAGGATCTATAAATTGGGGTTCCATGAAATTCGcgtgaaaaaatgttctcAAGATACGAACATTGAATTAAGACTcataacagtaaaaaaaaaaaaatgataaccgagagaaaaaaatattctcagaTCAATCGACGGTCCTCAATTTTAACATTTCTCAATTACCATGGGTGCTTAATTTCAACTTCTTACATAAATGTTcactaataaataataataaaaatcggtTTACGATAAACTATATTTACATTTGATTTTCAGCGTGGTAGTTTCCGTGAGATTTGAGTCAACCGTTGCAATTTATTGTAAGCTGtgggctgaatttttttctcttttctgcaTCAAACTCCGTGCAACTGAATTACAAAGTAAAAATgtaatctttcttttttgccgTACTTGTGTCCAACCGAAAAACCAAAAAGCAAACAATTAACTCAAGGCTCGATCTACCGCCGCATCATGGTGTTCTGCCTTCTGGCAAACTGTACATTGTTCTTAACATGTATACGATAATTATAAACACTGTGAATTAAAtcagataaaaattacaattataagTATATGAAAGTTATTTTCACTCAAGCCATTAGTCACGCATTAGTCGTACATTACTAAGGCACGTgtttatgtgtataatatatccttacaactttttataaaaaaaaaatccatataACTTGATATGCCACGTTCAAAGACATTTCAGTGCGACATGCGTACATGCGGACGTAAAAACATGGAGAAACGATGTTTGGAACTTAGTTGGAACTCAAATATCGCAGTCTCAGTCTAAAATTGTTTTAACAAATTAtacaatcaaaaaattattcgaaagaaATGCATCGAAAAagttaaattaaaatcaaaatcaaaatacttGCGAGggatacaaaatgaaaagctAGTCACACTTTGTCAAATGTCCAAAGGACCAAATTCAAGTTGAAATTTGGCTGCGCGTCACTTCgttgttacatatatatatatttttttttttttcaaatgttcaCAATGCAAAATTTTCGTTGTAAATTCAGTCgccgttatatgtatattgtgtatatatgtataatattcaaaacacTCTTTGATATATTCAAATTACGAAtacgtgtatattataaaataaaatattaatagtaGTATGCGTATACGTctaatatgtatacctacaattACGTCTAAATATATTattctagtatttttttttattctacactttctacacaaattttttttacctcgttTTGTTtgttgtcttttctttttcttttccttttttttatcttaaaaaaaaaagagtcgaTAGATCTTCTAAACATTGTCCAGTCTTAGAGTCTATTTATTGCGATTAGAATATCGCTTGTCGCGTTATATTTATATCCCCGTTCTAAAGCAATTCTTCAACGCTCCGAGTTCGAGAAATACATATTAAGGTAAATTAACCCTAAAATGCTAACTAGGAACATAGTGTGTTGGTTAATTGCGGTTTTCCTGTTAGATCCGGATCCAGCTGTGGTTGTTGAAATTTGGTTGATCGTATTATCTGTAAGGTGaagagaacagaaaaaaaatggtaaatagacaaaatttgaatgacaTTTTTCGGTCCGTGAATAGTTACTGATAGTTTGACGTCTTACCTCCAATGTTTGGTTGAGGTGTAGAAGTAATCCGCATTACTGGATCGTGTGGAATTGGCTTAAGCGGCGTGGGTGCGGGACTCGGAGAATTGCCATAACATTGTCCTGAAATAGCAAACAAAAGTGAGGAGCTTGTATTCCTTAGTCTTGTTTAGTTTGTTTTATTCAGAACAGAGCAAACTAAGAAAGGGAAGCCCAGAAACCTTtcattcttttaattttattttttccaaggATATAATTTAATCATTTCTCCATAGTCTTACCTTGTTTGTAGAGACGCATTCCCTGCTTTTTGGGATCGATATTTCTTATACAATGATCCCCAGCTTCTTTGATGTAGATTTCTTCGTCGTTAACTATCAGTCCAACGAAGCACTCGTTTGTACTAGTGTCGTTTCTTTTcgtgtacgtatacataaCGCCATTTTCTTCCCACTGTCCAAGGCACAAATAACTGcgttctgaaaatttataaagggttaagataaaaaagaaaattttatcacaacgaatgatgaaattaaattctgtTCTTACGCACCCTCGTATAATTCACCGGTATCACAATCACTGACTTTGTAATACATGATTTCTCGCGTGTTGCAATTACTGCTCAGCTCTGCACACATTCCAGGAAGATCGGTTATAACTCCTGTGTACTGGCCCGTAATTGGGCAAGGCGATTCGACCACTCGTTCTATTCCttaaacgaaaattattccaCATCTCAGATGAATTGGGCAATAACAATTCCATAGACGATTCTAGAGTTTTTACCTCCTTTTTTATCTTTCGATTatcattataaaataattgattcattTCATTTGTCTACTCACTGGATTGTGTCATCCAAACAGGTTTGTCGAGATTCGGATCGTCGCAGAGATAACTTTTGTACGTAAGACTTGTAGCCGTACCTAAAGAGAATagaaatttcgatgaaaatagAGTGTCATTCAATATtgttcatattatttttcattttttttactctcaccTGTGGTGAATTCCAAAACGTTTTCACTGCGTTGTTTCATCATTAAACACACGTAACCTTCTACCTCACTGTAAAAGAATGAGATTATAGTACCTGACTCGTAATTTCAGaaagaataacttttttttcagtgactttttcaaaagaatttctaatttttattaattttttccgtgCTCATGTATTGTGGAAAATTGTAAGAATCATTAGAATTACCATTGGTCCTTTGAATAGACGACGTAACGTCCGCTTTGATCGTTCGAATCGACAGTTACGAAAGTGTAACTTTTGTATCCATTTGTATCCGTAAACGTCATCGTGCCATTCACGATCAATGATTGTTCCCACTCCCCGTGCGACCATTTTGGAAATCTAGAAACCAAGAAGGGAAAACTTGTCTTTATacgagttaatttttttcgaatgtaGTTAACGCATACTTACAATGCTACATGATTTCTCACATAGTCTGGGACCGTTTTTTGGTTCGTCGCTTTGCTCAGTATGAGAGTTTCGTATCCGCTAGTTGAATTTGCAAGGTTTTGGGTGCAACTCGAGTCGCTGCTGAATGCCAGATAGGTTTTACCTTTTTTATTATCGACATGATAAAGCTGAAAGGTAAATGGCTACGTTACATCATGAATCGTAAAGGTTTGCATCGAATTTCTTTGTTCTCAAAACAAAATCTATATGAATTTTGTAATGAGGTactcgtttgaaattttctaacaaAGCAACTTACACCGCATCGATATTGGGGTCGACGTTCTTCGCCTCCTTGCGCGTCTAAAAGAGCCAAGTATTTCGATCCATTCGGCCCGTCCCAAGTACCAAGACAATTGAAAGTAATATCTGTTGGATAGGAATATGTATTGCAATGATGGgaaaaataagattttcaaattacactCATTTCGTGTTAATCACATTAGAAATAAGaatttcttatattttctatcagcgaaacagaaaatagaaaatgatttgttaaaaaatatatcgggGAAAACGTGGTATGAGATACTGTGGCATAAGTGATCTTACAAATTAGTGCGAATTATAACATCAAGCCAATATCAACGAACAACTATCAGCgttcatattatatttttcgtgCTGATCGTTGCCGAAATTACCATTAGATACGTGtctacattttcatttctccgATCTTTTGCTAAGTGCATGTGTGATTCTGATCAATGTCACAAAGCAAAGCGAACGAATGTCGATGCGCAGGTGACGATGATTCAAGCCAGCATGATTTTTGCGATCACATACGATGAGTACAAAAGTATGGAAGAGatattaaggaaaaaaaaaaaaaaaaaatacgaaagaaaaaaaactcaaacaaATAAGGAGCAACGAGGATGCGACAAGACCATCACGAACACAGAACACTTATGCTCACTCATTATCTGATCGCGAGACGCCTTTCTCGACAGACTGATGAAATCATCCCTACCAAGATTCTCGAACGAGcatcgtttgaatttcaaatgaaacacCGATCCGTCCGGGCAATTGCCGAAGTCAGATGAGAACGTGTTACATTCAATCTTTTCTTCCGAACCGTCGTTTATATTGTACGTGAAATGGTAGCGTCCTTCGATCGGGCAATATTCATTCCTTATCGGTTGTCCAGCGAATTCCTTAGTAcctggaatgaaaaatgaatttttatcacgtaTCAAAATATGGTGAGATTAATATTTCCAGTTGCAAAAACTgcgcaattttttgaaattgaaaaatcgattcaaacaGCGCCTAGGTACAAAGGACACGCGTTATTTGATGTATGTTAGGTTGCTTGCCGTCAGGCGAAACTCGAACTTATTCCTTGAACCCAACATACGCGGAGCAGATGCTGATTCTCAACCTTTCTTCTATTGTTagtctgaaaaatttacaagaacTCCGCAAAATTCTTCGTGAAAAGGATAGTATCCTCTGAatattgaggaaaaataaagaattttcgacaaatgAATTATATAGTAATCGGCGGTATCTCCTGACTCAGGCAATGCAGATTGCAAGTGGGTATGTTGAGTTACATATCAGCAGGCGTTTCGTGAATAATCGTGACTCGAGTTTTAAATCGACTTTAATAATGACCAATAAGTGTAAATACCGTCAGAAATGGAATTTGAATACCATTTGTTAAAAGATGATATTATTCtctgatatatgtataatgtatgttaTGCGAAGACATATAGCTACGGATTTTCACCAAAGAAATATAGTATATTAGAGCTCCCAACCGGCTAAAGTTCATAGAGTTTCATAAATcgtacaaccgatatctatgGGTGCCCGTGATAGAAACTACAAAACAGCTAGAGGTAAATATACAATAGAGAGGAATCCATCCTCCCCACCGGAAGTCTGGTAATTCCATACCACTTTCCCTCAGgggtattttttctctctttttctgttcgttatttcctcttttttttgttttgtaaatcTACTCTACTACCTGTGCTCACATAGgtgtacctatgtatatacctatattggcgatgcgtaaaaatttttgtaggaTTCTCTGAGACTCGGATTTACCCTCGCGACACGTGGGAAATTTGAGATGGAGTCTTTTGCCCTTGATTTAATATAGACTGAAATTAATACTTAAATCTATGAACAGTGAATTAGTATGCGTTGTGCAATCCTCACATGTGTGCATGAATTAAGGATGAATCTGAGgttaaaatatttaagaatGAATTAacaattgggaaaaaaaaaatatgaattatgtattgaaaatatagttAAGATTTATTCATGTCTAATTTATAGTCGAAAAATATTCCCGCATAAAAagtgtatggaaaaaaaatttcaagtttaatACAGGTGAGATAATTAGTGTGATCTCAGCCGATTCTGTATCGTATTCACTGAATATTTCATGGGACACTGAGCCAGCTATGGGAGATGACTTCTTTCGGCGTAACGAATTTCGTTTAGTCACGGAAAACCCAGAAGCGACAGGTAGGTAGCTCTGTATACCGTGAATTTACGGTGAACAGGAACATCAACATATCCACTGATTTTACACGACTCAAAGTAGCCCAGCGTGTGCCAAGAACTGCTGCCAACCTAACGCTTACAACGGCAAGACGGACGTCACGCAATAGATTAGGAACCATTTCCTTAAATAGGTTGGCAGTAGTTCATAGCACCCACTGGACTGCGTTGACTCGTGTAAAATGCATGTGTCAACGCATGCGTAATCGAATTTCGCAGTTCACCATGGATTCACGGTATACGGCCCAAGAGCTATGATTATACGCATGGGGTACCGTATTATCTCCCGGTAAATATAATTGCGAAGAACGGAGAAATCGCTACAAAAATCTATCGGCGTATAaccaatatattatacacagctTCAGATTCAGAGCGCTACAACATATACGTAcgtgatgaataaaaaatatatttttttgagaaattgtGCTCGAGTTTTGAATTTCGTTATAACATGTGATACTTATTATCCACCGAATTGAAAACTAATAAAACTTGATAACACCGATTTATAAATCTACTATAATTGCACTTGCGCATGGCTATAACGTTGCAATATGGCGTCGTGCGGTgtgatcagctgatcgttttAGATATCCATATTGTACGAGTATCGATGCACAAAAATCTTCGAGCAAGTGTTCAGACAACAATTTTGATACATTAAGTAGATACAGAGTAAAATATACAATGATAAACGATCTTTGTTATTAAATATGAGAGCAAGATGGCGTCACCCAATACGATGGATCCCGAtagtttttgaattgttttcgttttcactCCTCTTTTTTCACGCACTTATCTCACCTCC contains:
- the LOC124411728 gene encoding uncharacterized protein LOC124411728 isoform X2 translates to MGTRTLLIVYFLHAVAACGQCAEAATAKEVLQSFEVPEHTVQEGCYFSAEYQGEFVMQVGGAGSRGSGNIGDPVPYSSVNITFNSIPVWGYCRRRVGQNVLLVNRYLDDECIRCFRLIRRSRNIIEVFSENLNRCYTSEIAATASCDTLYSTAILYRTKEFAGQPIRNEYCPIEGRYHFTYNINDGSEEKIECNTFSSDFGNCPDGSVFHLKFKRCSFENLDITFNCLGTWDGPNGSKYLALLDAQGGEERRPQYRCGLYHVDNKKGKTYLAFSSDSSCTQNLANSTSGYETLILSKATNQKTVPDYVRNHVALFPKWSHGEWEQSLIVNGTMTFTDTNGYKSYTFVTVDSNDQSGRYVVYSKDQCEVEGYVCLMMKQRSENVLEFTTGTATSLTYKSYLCDDPNLDKPVWMTQSRIERVVESPCPITGQYTGVITDLPGMCAELSSNCNTREIMYYKVSDCDTGELYEERSYLCLGQWEENGVMYTYTKRNDTSTNECFVGLIVNDEEIYIKEAGDHCIRNIDPKKQGMRLYKQGQCYGNSPSPAPTPLKPIPHDPVMRITSTPQPNIGDNTINQISTTTAGSGSNRKTAINQHTMFLVSILGLIYLNMYFSNSER
- the LOC124411728 gene encoding uncharacterized protein LOC124411728 isoform X1 — encoded protein: MGTRTLLIVYFLHAVAACGQCAEAATAKEVLQSFEVPEHTVQEGCYFSAEYQGEFVMQVGGAGSRGSGNIGDPVPYSSVNITFNSIPVWGYCRRRVGQNVLLVNRYLDDECIRCFRLIRRSRNIIEVFSENLNRCYTSEIAATASCDTLYSTAILYRTKEFAGQPIRNEYCPIEGRYHFTYNINDGSEEKIECNTFSSDFGNCPDGSVFHLKFKRCSFENLGRDDFISLSRKASRDQIMNITFNCLGTWDGPNGSKYLALLDAQGGEERRPQYRCGLYHVDNKKGKTYLAFSSDSSCTQNLANSTSGYETLILSKATNQKTVPDYVRNHVALFPKWSHGEWEQSLIVNGTMTFTDTNGYKSYTFVTVDSNDQSGRYVVYSKDQCEVEGYVCLMMKQRSENVLEFTTGTATSLTYKSYLCDDPNLDKPVWMTQSRIERVVESPCPITGQYTGVITDLPGMCAELSSNCNTREIMYYKVSDCDTGELYEERSYLCLGQWEENGVMYTYTKRNDTSTNECFVGLIVNDEEIYIKEAGDHCIRNIDPKKQGMRLYKQGQCYGNSPSPAPTPLKPIPHDPVMRITSTPQPNIGDNTINQISTTTAGSGSNRKTAINQHTMFLVSILGLIYLNMYFSNSER